The following are encoded in a window of Chitinophagaceae bacterium genomic DNA:
- a CDS encoding BtrH N-terminal domain-containing protein, with translation MNNEFKHLQAAHCENGVTTNLLRSAGAEQLTEPLSFGIGSGLFYVQLPFLKINNGPAIAFRTMPGLIFKRTCNALSIPVFRKKFTSQESGKRYLDECLANGQAVGCQVGVYYLTYFPKEYRFHFNAHNMIVFGKEEDKYLISDPVMETVTSLTDYELQRVRFAKGAFAPRGQIYYPKEKKTVTDEQMKKAIVKGIKRNVNHMIRIPGNIAGVKGIATTGRKIKKWRDKLGQQTAGLHLAQLVRMQEEIGTGGGGFRYIYAAFLQEAHAYHPIDELQDISKIFTEAGDKWRNAAIQASGIYKGRIGSQADFDVMGDYLVEISEIEKKAFRALSKIKWNS, from the coding sequence ATGAATAATGAATTCAAACATTTGCAGGCAGCTCATTGTGAGAACGGGGTTACTACAAATTTATTAAGGTCGGCCGGGGCAGAACAACTTACAGAACCGCTTTCCTTTGGCATCGGGTCTGGTTTGTTCTATGTACAGCTTCCCTTTCTTAAAATAAACAACGGCCCGGCAATTGCCTTCCGAACCATGCCCGGCCTCATCTTTAAGCGAACCTGCAATGCACTCAGCATACCGGTATTCCGTAAAAAGTTCACTTCCCAGGAATCGGGCAAACGGTACCTGGACGAATGCCTGGCAAACGGGCAGGCGGTTGGTTGCCAGGTGGGTGTTTATTACCTCACTTACTTCCCGAAGGAATACCGCTTCCATTTCAATGCACATAATATGATCGTGTTTGGAAAAGAAGAGGACAAGTACCTCATCAGCGACCCGGTGATGGAAACCGTTACCTCGCTTACTGATTACGAACTGCAACGGGTACGTTTTGCAAAAGGTGCCTTTGCACCCAGGGGGCAGATCTATTACCCCAAAGAAAAAAAGACCGTAACCGATGAGCAAATGAAGAAAGCCATCGTGAAAGGCATCAAAAGAAATGTGAACCACATGATACGCATACCCGGCAATATTGCGGGTGTAAAAGGCATTGCAACCACCGGAAGAAAAATCAAGAAGTGGCGTGATAAGCTGGGACAGCAGACGGCCGGCTTGCACCTGGCCCAACTGGTACGGATGCAGGAAGAGATCGGTACCGGCGGGGGTGGTTTCCGGTACATCTATGCTGCGTTCCTGCAGGAAGCACATGCGTATCACCCGATCGATGAACTGCAGGACATCTCAAAAATATTCACAGAAGCCGGCGATAAGTGGCGCAACGCTGCCATCCAGGCTTCGGGCATATATAAAGGCCGTATCGGCAGCCAGGCCGATTTTGATGTGATGGGAGATTACCTGGTTGAGATCTCAGAAATAGAAAAAAAAGCTTTCCGGGCATTGTCTAAAATAAAATGGAATTCATGA
- a CDS encoding ABC transporter ATP-binding protein, which yields MNNAAVSIQDLGFTYPRQATPCFSHLNLHVQEGERFGLFGPNGAGKTTLMNCMTGLLNYQQGSIKLLGHEIAHHKKSVNRLFGFVPQDFSFYQELSPVENLAFFGAWSGLQKMEIKNKTTELLEVLGLTDVRNKKVQEFSGGMKRRVNLAIGVIHTPRILFLDEPTVGVDVHTRHAIINYLKKINGNGTTLIYTSHQLSEAEELCNKVALIDNGKIIAHDTLGQLMLEHKEDGLEGLFINLTGKSYRDL from the coding sequence ATGAACAATGCGGCGGTAAGCATACAGGATCTGGGTTTTACCTACCCCCGGCAAGCAACGCCCTGCTTCAGTCATTTGAATTTACACGTGCAGGAAGGGGAACGCTTTGGCCTGTTTGGCCCGAACGGCGCCGGCAAGACCACCCTCATGAACTGCATGACCGGTCTGCTCAATTACCAGCAGGGGAGTATTAAGTTACTTGGCCACGAGATCGCCCATCACAAAAAATCTGTCAACCGCCTTTTCGGATTTGTACCGCAGGACTTTTCCTTTTACCAGGAACTGAGCCCGGTTGAGAACCTTGCGTTTTTCGGCGCCTGGTCGGGACTGCAAAAAATGGAAATAAAGAATAAAACAACCGAGTTGCTGGAAGTGCTTGGCCTTACCGATGTACGCAACAAAAAAGTACAGGAATTTTCCGGCGGCATGAAGCGTCGTGTGAATCTTGCCATTGGCGTAATTCATACCCCACGTATTTTATTTTTAGATGAGCCCACGGTGGGTGTGGATGTACACACCCGTCATGCCATCATCAACTATCTTAAAAAGATAAACGGGAACGGAACAACACTGATCTATACATCGCACCAGCTGAGCGAAGCGGAAGAGCTCTGCAATAAAGTGGCGCTGATCGATAACGGAAAGATCATTGCCCATGATACATTGGGGCAACTGATGCTGGAACATAAAGAGGACGGACTGGAAGGGTTATTCATCAATTTAACCGGTAAATCATACAGGGACCTGTAA
- a CDS encoding ABC transporter permease, with product MFKLWSTILKDIRILTRDKLGLIFMFVMPIVLAIVITAVQNSTFEMLNTNTVPMLVCNRDTGEAGRQLETAIRKVGMFDLKQVTVNTSDKEISDRMHAKDAVVAIIIPADFTRKIKQKSDETAVKALKNFGMQTDSVKTGSSHVQPITMLYHPVLQDAFRRSIQGALQSALQVVQNKEVLKSLYFNLNEKTMPDSLEKEIMGTPVSINEIPVSRDGSRNIPNASQHNVPAWTVFAMFFIVISLGGSVVREKLNGSFVRLKTLPTSYLVALLSKQLTYLFVTFVQAAVVFSIGTWLFPSMGLPKLNLPDDVTGVVLVTLVCGWCAVSYAIMIGVLAKTQEQSNGIGAVSIVLMAALGGLLVPSFAMPGSFQFVMKLSPLHWCLEAYYGLFLEGGKLRDVILNIIPLLGITFTIQLITLYSLKRKNLV from the coding sequence ATGTTCAAACTCTGGTCAACCATATTAAAAGACATACGGATCTTAACCCGTGATAAACTGGGCCTGATCTTCATGTTTGTAATGCCCATTGTGCTGGCCATTGTGATCACAGCGGTGCAGAACAGTACGTTTGAAATGCTGAACACCAACACGGTACCCATGCTGGTATGCAACCGGGATACCGGCGAGGCAGGCAGGCAACTGGAGACTGCCATACGTAAAGTGGGCATGTTCGACCTGAAACAGGTGACGGTCAATACAAGCGATAAAGAGATCTCGGACCGGATGCATGCCAAAGATGCGGTGGTAGCCATCATCATCCCGGCCGACTTTACCAGGAAGATAAAACAAAAATCAGACGAGACGGCCGTTAAAGCGCTGAAGAATTTCGGCATGCAAACCGACAGTGTTAAAACAGGCAGCAGCCATGTTCAGCCCATCACCATGCTTTACCACCCTGTGTTGCAGGATGCTTTCCGCCGTTCCATACAGGGCGCTTTGCAAAGTGCCTTACAGGTGGTGCAGAATAAAGAAGTTTTGAAAAGCCTGTATTTCAACCTGAATGAAAAAACAATGCCCGATTCGCTGGAGAAAGAAATAATGGGTACCCCCGTTTCCATCAACGAGATCCCTGTTTCAAGGGATGGCAGCCGCAATATTCCCAATGCCTCGCAGCATAATGTGCCGGCATGGACGGTATTCGCCATGTTCTTCATCGTCATTTCACTGGGCGGCAGCGTGGTAAGGGAAAAACTGAACGGAAGTTTTGTCCGCTTAAAAACACTTCCAACCAGTTACCTGGTTGCCCTGCTGTCGAAACAACTCACCTATTTATTTGTAACCTTTGTCCAGGCGGCTGTGGTCTTTTCCATTGGCACCTGGCTTTTCCCTTCGATGGGATTACCAAAATTAAATTTACCCGATGATGTGACCGGCGTGGTGCTGGTAACACTGGTATGCGGATGGTGTGCGGTAAGCTATGCCATCATGATCGGGGTGCTGGCAAAAACACAGGAACAGTCAAACGGCATCGGCGCCGTATCCATTGTGCTGATGGCAGCCCTGGGCGGCTTATTGGTTCCCAGTTTTGCCATGCCCGGCTCCTTCCAGTTCGTGATGAAACTTTCGCCCCTGCACTGGTGCCTGGAAGCGTACTATGGGTTATTCCTGGAAGGAGGTAAACTCCGTGACGTAATTCTAAATATTATACCTTTATTGGGCATTACGTTTACCATACAGTTAATAACCCTGTACAGCCTGAAAAGAAAAAATCTTGTTTGA
- a CDS encoding acyl carrier protein: METAELKLQLKKQIIEFLNLLTVKPEDIKDDEPLFGEGLGLDSIDSIELIVLLNREYGIDIKDPKEGRKILVDINTMVAYIEQHRTK; encoded by the coding sequence ATGGAAACAGCAGAACTAAAGCTACAGTTAAAGAAGCAGATCATCGAATTCCTGAACCTGCTGACGGTTAAACCCGAAGATATAAAAGACGATGAGCCGCTTTTTGGCGAAGGGCTTGGTCTTGATTCCATTGATTCCATTGAACTGATCGTTCTGCTGAACCGGGAATACGGCATCGATATCAAAGACCCGAAAGAAGGCCGCAAGATACTGGTGGACATTAATACCATGGTTGCTTATATAGAGCAGCACCGCACGAAATAA
- a CDS encoding beta-ketoacyl-[acyl-carrier-protein] synthase family protein, which yields MSRIFITGMGVVSAIGNSVADNHLALKEGRCGIRNELDLFPTRYADLLPFGQVGISTNELLEKFNVKEPGVTRTTLLALQAMNECVEDGHLSSAALSAAGTALVGASTVGGMCLTDELYADANENHKGSPYTSSYGCASVCMYLQHHFKMNGVINTINTACSSSANAIMYGAMLIKNGFAKRAIVGGTDSLAKFTINGFHALHILSSERCTPFDEHRKGLNLGEGAAFLLLEKEEDIAGKKVYAELSGYCNANDAFHPSSLSDKGDGPFNSMQGALISAGLGAAEIDFINAHGTGTENNDEVESRAMIRLFKNPPAFASTKGNTGHTLGAAGAIEAVYSILNLLHQEVYPNLHFTSPIPSTGLTPVQSYKKIPVSHIMSNSFGFGGNCSSLIFSKY from the coding sequence TTGAGCAGGATATTCATAACCGGGATGGGAGTGGTGAGTGCTATAGGCAATTCTGTGGCGGATAACCATCTTGCCCTGAAAGAAGGAAGATGCGGCATCCGGAATGAACTGGATCTCTTCCCTACCAGGTATGCAGACCTCCTGCCCTTTGGCCAGGTTGGTATAAGCACCAACGAACTCCTGGAAAAATTCAATGTGAAGGAACCCGGTGTCACCCGTACCACATTGCTGGCATTGCAGGCCATGAATGAATGCGTGGAAGACGGCCACCTTTCTTCCGCTGCCCTAAGCGCTGCCGGTACCGCTTTGGTGGGCGCAAGTACAGTGGGAGGCATGTGTTTGACCGATGAGTTGTATGCCGATGCCAATGAGAACCACAAAGGTTCGCCGTATACCTCTTCGTATGGCTGTGCATCCGTTTGCATGTATTTACAGCATCATTTTAAAATGAATGGCGTTATCAACACCATCAACACGGCCTGTTCTTCCTCTGCCAATGCCATCATGTATGGCGCCATGCTGATAAAGAACGGGTTTGCAAAACGGGCCATTGTTGGCGGAACAGACAGCCTGGCAAAATTCACCATCAATGGTTTTCATGCGCTGCATATCTTATCGTCTGAAAGATGCACCCCCTTTGATGAGCACCGCAAGGGACTGAACTTAGGGGAAGGGGCAGCCTTTTTATTACTGGAGAAGGAAGAAGACATAGCCGGCAAAAAAGTTTATGCAGAACTCTCCGGTTATTGCAATGCCAACGATGCATTTCATCCATCCTCACTTTCCGATAAGGGAGACGGGCCCTTCAACTCAATGCAGGGTGCTTTAATTTCTGCAGGGCTGGGTGCTGCAGAAATTGATTTCATCAATGCGCACGGAACCGGTACAGAAAACAATGATGAAGTGGAAAGCAGGGCTATGATCCGTTTATTCAAAAACCCTCCTGCTTTTGCATCCACTAAGGGAAATACGGGCCATACCCTTGGCGCTGCCGGCGCCATTGAAGCGGTGTACAGCATTTTAAACCTGCTGCACCAGGAAGTTTATCCCAACCTGCATTTCACTTCCCCGATACCGTCAACAGGTTTAACCCCGGTACAATCGTATAAAAAAATACCGGTGAGCCATATCATGAGCAACTCGTTTGGTTTTGGGGGCAATTGTTCATCTCTTATTTTCTCAAAATACTGA
- a CDS encoding beta-ketoacyl synthase chain length factor, translating into MLYFHQSYCISPQQTFQQTDIETLKGPVEKKLMALEPGYEGIPPGILRRMGKAIRMGVGAGMPIIKSAGPLNGIIIGTANGGMEDCIKFLNQIVQYNEGVLAPGNFVQSTTNAIAAQLGLLSGNRSYNITHVHLGHSFENALMDASMQLKENPEGNYLLGGVDEISTFHYNIEKLAGAFKEEDISNKQLYSVDSPGCIAGEAGAMFLVNNKKEGAVAKLQAIYILHSSDADIVKDRLQQFIAAHLQPGKTIDLFLSGEDGDNRIIHFYKACESLMDKDVTIARFKHLCGDFPTASAFGSWLACELFRSQTLPGHMLKRGEQDKPFRNILLYNNFKGLQHSFMLLSKN; encoded by the coding sequence ATGTTATATTTCCACCAGTCCTATTGCATATCGCCGCAACAAACCTTTCAGCAAACCGATATTGAGACGCTGAAGGGACCGGTTGAGAAAAAACTGATGGCCCTTGAGCCTGGCTACGAAGGAATACCCCCCGGCATCCTCCGCAGGATGGGCAAGGCAATACGAATGGGTGTAGGCGCCGGAATGCCGATCATTAAAAGCGCCGGCCCGCTGAATGGTATCATCATCGGCACGGCCAACGGGGGAATGGAAGACTGCATAAAATTCCTGAACCAGATCGTACAATATAATGAAGGGGTGCTTGCTCCCGGCAATTTTGTACAAAGCACCACCAATGCCATTGCGGCCCAATTGGGCTTGCTGAGCGGCAACAGATCCTATAACATAACGCATGTGCACCTCGGTCACTCTTTTGAGAATGCGCTGATGGATGCATCCATGCAACTAAAGGAAAACCCCGAAGGAAATTATTTACTGGGCGGGGTGGATGAGATCTCCACCTTTCATTATAATATTGAGAAACTGGCCGGGGCTTTTAAAGAAGAAGATATTTCAAACAAACAATTATATTCCGTTGACAGCCCGGGCTGCATTGCAGGGGAAGCCGGCGCCATGTTCCTGGTAAATAATAAGAAAGAAGGCGCTGTGGCAAAACTGCAGGCCATCTATATTTTACACAGCAGCGACGCGGATATCGTAAAAGACCGGTTGCAGCAGTTTATTGCTGCCCATTTGCAGCCAGGGAAAACCATCGACCTGTTCCTTTCCGGGGAGGATGGGGATAACCGCATCATCCATTTTTACAAAGCCTGCGAAAGCCTCATGGACAAAGATGTCACCATCGCCCGTTTCAAGCACCTCTGTGGCGATTTTCCTACCGCATCAGCATTTGGATCCTGGCTGGCCTGTGAACTTTTCAGATCCCAAACACTTCCCGGCCACATGCTAAAGAGGGGTGAGCAGGATAAACCATTCAGGAATATCCTGCTGTACAATAATTTTAAAGGCTTGCAGCACAGTTTTATGCTGTTAAGCAAAAATTGA